The Cohnella abietis genome has a segment encoding these proteins:
- a CDS encoding chemotaxis protein CheD, with the protein MMEGTLVKVGMADLNIAHDGSVLKTTGLGSCVGLALYDPQLRIGGMAHIMLPSSDIAREGQLNLAKYADTAVPELLQRMKSKGAITARLIAKMAGGAQMFAFMGGSDTMRIGPRNVEATKLALAHYSIPLVSEDTGGSYGRTVELSIQTGIFSIRSVQFGVKEI; encoded by the coding sequence ATGATGGAAGGCACCCTTGTAAAAGTAGGGATGGCTGATTTAAACATTGCACATGATGGCTCGGTGCTAAAGACTACTGGCTTGGGCTCATGTGTTGGCTTAGCTCTATATGACCCTCAGCTGCGGATTGGTGGGATGGCCCATATTATGCTGCCCTCATCAGATATTGCCCGCGAAGGACAGCTGAATCTTGCCAAATATGCAGATACGGCTGTGCCTGAGCTACTGCAGCGGATGAAAAGCAAAGGAGCGATCACGGCGCGTTTAATTGCGAAAATGGCTGGTGGAGCGCAGATGTTTGCTTTCATGGGTGGCTCCGATACGATGCGTATTGGTCCACGCAATGTAGAAGCTACGAAGCTGGCGTTGGCGCATTACTCGATTCCTCTTGTTTCAGAAGATACTGGAGGAAGCTATGGTCGCACGGTTGAACTGAGCATTCAGACTGGTATATTCAGCATTCGAAGCGTTCAGTTCGGAGTAAAGGAGATTTAA
- a CDS encoding chemotaxis protein CheC: protein MSLFKNNADFKMDVLREVGNIGAGNAATALSTLLNKPVDMAVPTVNFIPFEEIADRVGGSEAVVIAIFLRVDGDAPGNMFFIINREPARRILQGLLGFNAAENDQYSELELSALSEIGNILAGSYLSSLADFTGLHMSPTVPSLAVDMAGAILSFGLLQFGTMGEDALLIDTTFLEGHQEAEGHFFLIPDPESFDKLFRALGVPI, encoded by the coding sequence GTGAGCCTTTTTAAGAATAACGCGGATTTCAAGATGGATGTGCTTAGGGAAGTCGGAAATATCGGAGCAGGCAATGCCGCAACTGCATTGTCGACTTTACTTAACAAGCCGGTAGATATGGCCGTACCAACGGTCAACTTTATTCCATTTGAAGAGATTGCAGATCGTGTTGGAGGCTCAGAAGCTGTAGTTATCGCCATTTTCCTAAGGGTAGATGGCGACGCTCCTGGGAATATGTTCTTTATTATCAATCGTGAGCCTGCTCGACGCATTCTACAAGGCTTACTTGGCTTTAATGCAGCGGAGAACGATCAATACAGCGAGCTAGAATTATCGGCACTTAGTGAAATTGGGAATATTCTGGCAGGCTCCTACTTGTCCTCCCTTGCCGATTTCACTGGTCTACATATGTCGCCAACGGTTCCATCACTAGCAGTCGATATGGCAGGCGCGATTTTGAGTTTTGGCTTACTTCAGTTCGGCACGATGGGCGAAGATGCCCTTCTCATCGATACGACATTTTTGGAAGGACATCAAGAAGCGGAAGGTCATTTCTTCCTCATTCCTGATCCTGAGTCGTTCGATAAGCTATTCCGTGCGTTGGGAGTGCCAATCTAA
- a CDS encoding chemotaxis protein CheW, whose amino-acid sequence MAEEIKVIVFTLAQEEYGIEVDKVRTIERMVPITRVPKTPVFVKGVINLRGIVIPVIDLRGRFGLVEAEQTENSRIIIVAANDLEVGFIVDSANDVMDVMSDAIENPPEVLGGIKAKYISGVAKIGESRLLILLNLVEVLSRSEIIQLEQFGE is encoded by the coding sequence ATGGCAGAGGAAATAAAGGTCATCGTATTTACGCTAGCGCAAGAGGAGTACGGTATCGAGGTGGATAAGGTTCGCACGATAGAGCGGATGGTTCCCATTACACGAGTGCCGAAAACGCCTGTATTCGTTAAGGGAGTTATTAACCTACGCGGTATTGTTATTCCAGTTATAGACTTACGTGGACGTTTTGGACTTGTAGAAGCTGAGCAAACCGAAAACTCACGTATTATTATTGTCGCTGCTAATGATCTAGAGGTTGGCTTTATCGTTGATTCTGCCAATGATGTTATGGATGTGATGAGCGACGCCATTGAGAATCCACCGGAGGTGTTAGGTGGAATCAAGGCGAAGTACATTAGCGGAGTTGCCAAAATTGGTGAAAGCCGCTTACTCATTTTGTTGAACCTGGTAGAGGTTCTAAGCCGTAGTGAAATCATCCAATTAGAACAGTTCGGAGAATAA